The DNA region GATCAATGATGGCTTGGAAGTTTGAAAGTACATTTATCATTCAGGAAACTAATAATTCAGGTTTTTACTGTTGGtaaataaatttattggattagcTGGTAAAATCACACACAACCCATTTACTTCAAATTCCTGTGAAATGTGCCCAAAAACAAATCCATTACAAAAATGATCAATGATGTTGTTATGAACTCAATCCAAACTCCGCACATTATGGAAAAGAAAAGCaaataaataagttttaaaGGATTTTGTTTTTGACTTAGTAAAAGTAAAGATAATCATTACTTAATTTTCTTttagcttgttcagtcaagaaATATAATTCACCAAAACTTCATGTGTGCTTGGGAATACTTTGAGTTCACACATTTGGGAAGAAGTGATTCTGGAAAAAGTTATTAACAAGAAGCATTTTTGTTTTGGTAACATGGTGGGGCTTAGCCCCAGAAAACAACTAGTCACTAGGCACAACTGGCCAAGAGGACAAGCCCTCTTCCAAATCTAACAAAAACAAGCGGTGACAATCCCCAACCGGAGAAGTGAATGCATGGGTTCCAAGCAGGAGGTGTAACGCTGCGTTAGCTAACCAATCAGCTACCAAATTAATAAGAAGCTTTTGTGGGGATAAAAGTGAATCTGTAAAAATTAAAAGTGGATAATCCAAGCATACTCTTCAACTACTAAAGAAACAGAATAACCAGTGATTGAAACCTGGTTCCCCTCTCCATATGAAAACTAGGAATCATGAAACAACACATTGAAACTTGGAGGATTGGGTATATTTCTATGTAACATGCATCATGGAAGCCTATATGTTCCATTATTATAGATAAACCAAAGGATATGGTCCATGAATAGGTGAGTTAGTTCAGATAATTATTTCACAGGTAAGGGTTTCATTTCATCAAAAGAAGGTAAGGCTCGGAGCAACGGTTCATGTACTTTTTTTGACACAGCTTCGAGCGGTAGAATCAATCTCTTGCAAAAACATAAGGTGAAATTATCTACACTAAATCCACAAAGTGGATCCGACCCATCTTTGAAGTTCGCACATAACGGGAGCTTCATAGCACTAAGCTTGCCCTTTTAAAGATTTCATCAAGAGATTTGTTTGCTTATTCATGAACCTATCACCTTTGTTGTCATTTTTGCAATTAGAAACAAAATGTTAGTTAAATAGATGGCTCATTGCTCATAAATAAACCAGTGCTAATATGAACAAGCACCAAAAGGCAGTGTTCTATAGTTAGGAGTAATCCCAAAACAAGGCCAAATGGGACAAAACATTAAATATGGATTCTAGTTGTTCTGTCTCTCTAGCTCGTTAACTTGGCCTTCACAAGATACATGACATATTTCTTGTAATCTCATCTTATAACAATCATTATATTGATGCAACTTTATGAAATTCACAGACTACCATGCTAATTAACTTCTATTCACTCACTTTCTTGTCTGATCATAACAAACAATGATTATGATAATAAGCCAATATGAATTCATGACATGATATGATGATAGGACTAATTATAACACGTTTGGATAAGCAGCTTCTCTTTCAAaagaattaattctgaaaccCATAAACAAAGCTTCTCCACATAATTACgccttcagaatcaattgtagaaaagTTTCCAAACAGACACAATCACTTCTTGTTCCTCTTGACCTTGCCTACACGTAAAAATGAACCCAACCCAAAGAGATTTGAACTTCCCTTTGAAACACAAGGAGTTGGTACATTTAAGACAGGACTAACCCAATGACCATTGCCAAAAGATCCTCCATAGGTCTTACCTGAAGTAGATTTTTGCATAGGATAtgaatatgatgatgatgatgacttagCTGCCTTGTTTGAACTCATTCTCTTTGAATTTGCCACTGAACCCATTGAGTTGCTTCTTGACAAAAGAGGTAAAGGGCAAACCATAATCTTCTTTGTATCATCACAATTGAGACTCTTACTTCTACTAAATCCCCAGAAAGATGATTTCTTTCTCTCACCATTAGCACTGACATCTATCATGAGTTCTCTAATGGTTTCTTTCTTCACTTTGTCAACACTTGGTGATGGACGCGGAGGAAGTTTTGAATGAGGAGGCTCCACATGATGACTGTGTTTTGGAGTGGTGGTTTTGTTGTCTTGTATCTGAGTTGGAAGGATCACTCCATTGGAGAAAAGTTCATCTGCTGAAGATGATTCAAATTCAAGGATACTGCTTGTGCTAAACTCAAATTCAGGATTTGAGTCCAGAAGCAAAGTGTCTCTGAAATGAACATCTTGGATCAGTGGCAGAACTTGTAGTTCAGACAGAtcatgagagaaagagagacgaggaggacttgtttctgaacacatTAGCATAGGTTCCTTCCACAGACACAAAAGGAGGAAAATAAAgtgaaacaaaatcaaaattcaagGTGGATTTCAAGTTTCAAACATATGATGATGTAGGTGAGGTGAGGGGAAAAGAgtatgaaaaaaattcaaaggcAAAGACTAAAACAACATGGCTTTAAAGAATGGAAGTATAAAGTAGCTTTTGATTCAGGAGTTTAGAAGACAGAGGAACAGGAAGAGAAACTCTTCATGGTCTTTCAGATATAGAGGAGGAGAACAAGAAGAGAACCGATCAGCATGTATTCAAGTTTCGAGGACTGAAGAGAATCTGTGAAAATTGGAAGATCAAATGAGACTTATAGCATTTTTTGATCAGCTTAGTTTTCCTTCGAATCATATCTGACACTCAAAAGCTACTCATATAACCTTCTCTCTAAAGACTAGAaattgactttagaatcaatgtTTACTAAATATTCTTCTCtgaaaaagaaagagattgaTTCTCTTTATTATTGTTGGAGAGTAGAAACAAAAAAGGAAGACAAAATGTGATTTAAAAGAGAAATTGTTACCTGGGTGGGACAAGTTGGAATTGTTAAAAATGGTGTACACTCAAGTCAGTAAAAGTGCTGCTTGATTCGAGGAAAGTGACTGCAACCACAATCTAATCATGCTTAATTTAaggaattaaaatatttttagtcTTTGTCAATAAAACAAGGAGCTAGAAGACTTGCTCTCTAAGACACAGAATTTGGGGGTTATCATCCTAACCACTGATTAAGTCCTTTGATCTTTTCCCCATCATATCCTGCATATTTATATATAGTTTTAAGGTAGAGGAACATTTTCTTATCTCTAATTTAAAACAATCacaaaagcaaaaatcaatTAGTTGGAAAGGTACTGCATAATACAAATTTTAAGATTATAGTGACTTTTGATCACATTTTGTTTTGTATATCTTGTTGGAAAGATACTATAAATTTTTCACCTGTCATTCACCTAATAATAGCTTAAAATTGTGAGAcaattggttcatgacatggttGCAAAACCTCTATGATCAAGTGGTTTAAATTACGATCCTTCTTATCGCAATTATTCTTATAAAAGCTGAATTTCAGCACAATTGCGGTTTAATTTCCACGCTTTAAGTTCAATGGGATCTTCTGTGGGAAATGTGTTAGAAAATAAACATCACAATCTAAATGGACTTTGGGTTAATTACACCCTCCATGGATAGAATTATACAATAGGGCAATTCGTAGTTTTCATACAATTCTACTCTTTCTGTCACAGATCAATCAATTAGAAGCCTGCAAATCAAGTATCTCAAATATTATGAGGTTCCAGTAAAGCTGTTGGACAAGAACATTTCACTGATAATACAAACCTTGTTATTTTCTTCTTACTTATCATCATCAGTTTTAAGGCAACAAGTATTATCATTACCTTTGTGAGTAAAGAAAAATGTGCTTGACTTATTGAAACATGGTCAAATGAGAGTTTCAAGGGAAACAGAAACAAATATCCATTGGTTCAATAACTTTTGAAGCTGGATCTTCTAAATCTGGCTTATTAATAGTGAAATTGCATCATGAAAGAACTTGACACCTGCCAACTAAATCTGTCATATTCAGCAACCACTCTAATAGTGAGTGGTACAAAAATGTTTTAAATAACCAAATTAATCTTCATTAGGTGGGATGTTGCCTTAACAATTTTTGCAAGGTAATAAAGTTCACAAGGATCAAGCAAGATATACagtataaaattattcatgtgtTTTATATAACGAGATAATAATTTCATGACACTCTACTAACATAAGCCTTTTAGGCGGCAGGGTAGTCCACTCAATATCCTATTACCATGTTAAATTATTAAATACAAAAACATAAATTGATAGGTGTGTGTATAATTGTTGGGTTGGAATGGATGATGCTTAAAACTCCGGTTGATCATTGTATTAGGTGAAGACAAACAATACAAGTAGATTGTACATTATATTTTTCACCTAAAATATCAAGGTATTGAGTGTATGAGTTCTCTCACTTATACATACTCATTATCATTCAATGTAGGGATTTCTTACTCGCACTTGGTATCCCAACAAGAATTAGGAAATAACAATGCATCTATGATCTTCCTTCCTTCTAAAAATGTTTCAGTTGacaatatatctatatatgtaCTTGGTTTGAGAAAATTGGATGTGTGTGTATCTGTTTGCTAACATGATTCCACATATTCCATTGCATATAGCATTAATCCAACATGATCTGGTTTTGAGCTCAACGAAACAAACGCATCAGAATTTTTATTTCTCTAGTCTAAGATTAAAGGAATGGCACTACTAGTACTAATGTGTTATATGATAGATGCTTGGAAAGATTGAAGGCTCTTCCTACTATGAGAGTGGCAAATTAATGTTAAAATGTTAGGTATAAGATAAATTAATATGGGTGAGGAGGACTATAGATTGACACCTTGATGGGGCAAACTTTATATAGCATGGGATGTAGGGGTCGTCTTTGAGAATGGACCCCAAAAAGATAACTAGTGTTTCTTCTTTTTAGCAAGACAGATAACCCAATTTTGTCAACTTGCCATGTGAGCAATCTCCCAACGTGGAAGGATGAATAAGCCCAGAACCTTGATGACAAAACAGTCCTTAAATCCTTATTTGGGATGCTCAATACTTGCCACAACATGAGACCCCACTCTTCCACTATTTCAAGGGACCACACCAAACCCAGAAGTGGCATTACCAGTAACAATTGCTTGGTGCTGCAAAAGGTAAAACCAAAACCATAACCTGCATTAGAATTGCCATGCATTTTAGACTTTAGAGTAAGACTCATCTTCTGTATAAGTTATAAAGCGGATGGAGTGTGTGTTTGATTTCATGCTTAGAAGCCTTagtgcaggtttaatttttcaGTTCAAAACAACTTTGATACTTGTCGATAATGATTACGATTTTCAATACACATTCACTTAACAAAATGCATTTGTTGGATTGGGCAAAGGTGCATTCATATGCACCTAACAGAAATCCCTACACACACATAATGTTTGGGCTGCCTTAGAATCAATTTTCATCAAAAGTAGAATCATTTTAAAGATGTTCAGCGATGGACATATAGCCCGTTTGTATTTGCTTTAGCACCATCTAGTACTTatgtttcttgattttatcatcaaaatcaattatatgGAGAAGCTAGAAATAGTAACTTTTACTGTAGACAtaataaattatggatttcataACTGAATTATACAACATCATTCTAGAAATTACTTTCCTTATAAACgtattaaaatataaatcacTTCACTTTAACTCGCTTTAGCATAATTAATTTTGTCATAATTCTATCCAAAATCAGTTTTGACAACTCTCATCCTAACAAGCTAGGAGACTTGGCTGTGGTGGTTTCTGTAGTGGACCCAAACATAGGAAAATATATCATAGAAACAGCAAATGGACTAGCATGGAATAAATCGATTATCTATGCGGTGGTGCCCGTTAAGATGCCTTATTCATGTTGAAGAAAATAGCTTGTCAATATGCCAATGGGAGAAAAAGCAAGCCTTGAGGGGAATAGTTCCACCATCAATTCCATCACAATTCACAACTTTTAGTGACCAAAATTTGAAAATCTCCAAAACTGAAACTATTGTAAATGCAGTTGAAATTaattctgattttctttgtttcaagtgatacatatttaatttttctttattagGTCTCAATTCTTTTTTACTAGGTGTTATGAATGGAAAAACTATGTCGGTAAGACTACATTCATGTCTCGATTCGGACATAATTGTTTCCCGATGTATTCATATAATATGATAGACCCAAAAAATTTAGAGTTAATGAGATTCAAGCATACTATACTTAATAGTTGTATGACCCCAACTAGCTTTACGGCCATCTTCATTATTGTGGCCATCACCCATTATTTCAGCCTTAATTTCATAATCCAAAGTACATCAGCAAGAAACATAACTACTTCCAAGCATTGACTAATATAAATTTCTTCATCATAAAGGACATATTAGTACCCAAAATGATCAGATTTTGAATATATTATATGGAGATATATTCAAATTTGCAAATGAGAATTTTAAATAAGGTTGTTTAATCAAAGTCATGACAAATGACCCAGCACCTAAAAAGTAAGACACATCACATGATGCTAACTCTTCACACCATCACCTACTACCGTATACAATTACAAATTTAGAATCAGATTTGACTGTgggtagggatggcaatgggtcgggtagggtgcgggttttgccaaacccaaacccaaacccgaaatcaaaaacccacacccgcacccgcacccgaacccgaaatgggtggtgaacttaaacccacacccgaacccattgggtttcgggttcacccgacccgtacccacacccgcacacaacctcaaacaaacagttgaactcggaaacccgacctgaaaaagactgtgaagagagctatattatgtaatgtaacattgtaattgccatgttactgttaaattaatatgcaagatgctgcatatattgtactgcacaagcagaatacttaggtttcacttatacagatccgggttcgggtagggttcgggtgcgggtttggccaaacccaaacccgaacccgaaagtgatcgggtaaaacccgaacccgaatccgaacccatttaactcgggttttcacccaagaaatcgggtcgggtcgggtgcccatgggttcgggcttctctgccatccctaACTGTGGGGTTAGAATTGTTGGCACTTGAACCAAATTTAGCTAAGTGCTCTTTTTCAAACTTTTATGAAACGGTAACTCCTTGTCTATATGATCACGAAAGAGTAAGACATTGTCCAAGTATTTTGAAGcagaaatgaaaattattttttatttttcttgagtTGACATCTGAAAGGTGTGTAAAAATATTTAAGTACGTATAGTATAGAACAGTGATTCAACCTTCTATGCCTCAGCCTGAGGTGTGCAACGGTAGCACTTATTTTACAAATAGCCACAACTTGGTTGCACCAACTAGACTAATCCCCTATCACATTAAGTGGGTAGATTTATTCCAATACATCTTTCACTATACATATTGTTCTAAGATAGAACTTTCAATTATATGCTTAAGAAACTCAGTTATCTACCAATTGTGTTAAACTTTATTTTTAACAAATAGCCACATCACAAATTGGTTAACGAGTAGGGTGGCTCATAAACGGTTGAATTCCTTCACAAATCACAACCGTTATCTTAGTTGGTAACAGTATTATATAAAGTGTATAACATTAACATTAAACatgtaaaatataataataaataaaggcCCCTGATATTATTGAACTAGTGATAACTGATAAGGGACTTAAATAGTTTTTATGagattttaaattcaaattcaatGACTACAGCCTACCATCATacactaaaaaaatattaaaaatattcttGACTAGCCAAAAATATCCTTTGTCAACCCCTCATAGATCGAGGTTACTTTTAAATTGATATCTGATTTCTAAACCCTTCAATCAACTTGTGCGATTTCCATCAGGCTAAAACTGGTAATAatgtgtaaagtttttttttatatgaaccAAAGAAATGCATTAAAGGGGGtaaaggggtacttcaacccttAATACATAGAGAAAGAAAATTATAGGAACAAAGGAATAGAAAGATAATCtaagagaaataaatataaaacagATACTGATGCAGCAGAGAACATAAACACCTAACCAAAATTAAATTCCAAAAtgcattattaaaaatacattcCCCTAAATTCTGAaatgtaattttaaaaattgcatTCTGAATATAGTTTATGAAATGTATTTTTCAAAACGCATtccaaaatttaatttcatgtaGGTATGTTTGTAGTAATGCACATTACTAGCATTCCAAAATCACCAGAAAACATATATGTCTATTGAATGAATGTCACACTTGTTGAGGTTTATATCGCAAGACCCTTGATGCCTTCATAATACCTTAGATGTAATAAGTTTAGCATGTTTGTATTACACATAATAGAAAGTTGAAAGCTCTTTTATTTGCGAAACAAAATCACTCCGACACATCCTTACTCATTGTAGCTAAGATGtttccttttaatttaattttacatGAGGTGAAATACTCAAATTATATCCTCACCATAACATAACTAGACAAATTGAGGACTCGATCAAAGCACCCAAATGCTACCCTTTTTGACATTAATGTAAAATGAACATGCTTGCAGCACAAGGGTGAGTAGTATTAACCCAAAGAATGAACAGTCATTCCATAGAGCAAGATTTCTTTATACAAACACAGCCGGACATGCTTTATAGCCACGGCCGCTTTAATAGCAAAGGAAAAACCTATATATAGGAAAAAAGCAGGGTCTATGAATATGGACAATAACAGTGTGTATGTTGTCAAGTTGTATCACCTAAGGTCAATGACATCAAATTTTAAATCTGGGTTCATGTAAACATCTGTACAGGTATCGTAGATAGGACCACCATCTGGAGGCTGATTATGTGGATGAAACCCGCGTTGATCGCATTGTTTGATCACAGACATTCCACCAGGTGTTGTCAACCGAAAAATGCCATGGTTTCTGTGCAGCATGCAAATTGACAGGCTTAATATCAAAGTAGGGAAGTTTTCTGAAAGACAGCTAGCATAAGGAACCTAATCTCAAGATACATAAACATTTAAGTTGTTATGAAATAGTATACAAAATTAAGTACTTTTTCTTTGTATGAAAATAGAAGAATACTACAGTTTCTAGGGGCAAAGGTTAGTGAATATGCTGATAATCAGAACCTGTGGGTACCCCCCAACCTAGACCCTAAAACCCGCTTTGACCAAGTTCAGGAAAAAACCAAACTCAATCCCAACCCGCTTCTAATCATAGATTTTAAATTTGATCTCACCCACTTAATTTCGTTATGAAGATGCTTTCTTTGCCATCATCCATACATCAAAATACATCTGAGATGGGATGATCTTACCTTGAACTATCTTTGGGCGCCATGACGATAGCAACAGATTCTGGCAGCATAATCTAAAAAGACAAGCATTGGcataagaaatgaatataagCTATAAAGAAAATGCAGGATATGTGTGAACGAGTGACAGGACTGTCCCATCTATGATAGAAATACCAATATAAGAGTTTGATTACAAAGCCAAGGTAGAGTAAATAAAAGGATTTTGCatatatatttgaattatatTCTAAACAATATATTCGGTAAAATAAAGATCAGTAACTGACTTCAGGATGGCTAATTACGATCATTCATTTGCATAAAATAGTACAAGAAATTAGAGTTACAACTACAAGTAATTTATAAAACAGTTCCATCATTTGTAGTTCTTCAACCACCATTTCCACATAGAAAACAACGCAATTCATCTCCATAGACAGAGCAAAGAACATCAATGACCAACTACTCAAAATTAATGAACTCGCCTGATATGAATAATGGGTGTGCAGATCAATCGATGACATGAAACAAGATTGTGTAGGATGTGTCTGCCAATTCAGAACAACATATTTCAGTTATAAAACAATGGAACGTTAGTGAAGTGAAAAAAAGTTCAGATGAAAACTATCTTGCAAAAAGTCAAACGAAACTAATCAGAAATTGataaatttcattttaaataatgtCACTTCTCATATCTATTTATGGTGTTTTATAACAAAATTAAGTTTCTTCCATACACAAAATTCAAAAACTCACATGGATCCACCCAAGGGGGAAAAGAGATCGTTTATCCTGCACTTCAAATAtttcttcttcatttgtagCCTGACACTGCTCAGGAAGAACAATAATAAATGAAACATTTACAAATTAAATAGAACTAATACATattctccaaaaaaaattgtaatgaaAGAATTCTTACAGAATCTGATGTAGACTCCTGTTTTG from Lotus japonicus ecotype B-129 chromosome 2, LjGifu_v1.2 includes:
- the LOC130738864 gene encoding uncharacterized protein LOC130738864, with amino-acid sequence MLMCSETSPPRLSFSHDLSELQVLPLIQDVHFRDTLLLDSNPEFEFSTSSILEFESSSADELFSNGVILPTQIQDNKTTTPKHSHHVEPPHSKLPPRPSPSVDKVKKETIRELMIDVSANGERKKSSFWGFSRSKSLNCDDTKKIMVCPLPLLSRSNSMGSVANSKRMSSNKAAKSSSSSYSYPMQKSTSGKTYGGSFGNGHWVSPVLNVPTPCVSKGSSNLFGLGSFLRVGKVKRNKK